GGCCGCAAGCGCGTCCTGATCTTCACGCTGGCCACCATGGGCGGTTCGACCTTCCTGATCGGCTGTCTTCCCAGCTACTCCGTCATCGGCGTCTGGGCACCGATCCTGCTGGTGCTGTGCCGTGTGGCGCAGGGGTTCTCCGCCGCAGGCGAGCAGAGCGGCGCGAGCTCGATGACCCTGGAGCATTCTCCCGAGGGCAGGCGCGGCTACTTCACCAGCTTCACTCTCTCCGGGACCCAGGCCGGGCTGGTCGTGGCGACACTGGCCTTCATCCCGGTCGCGGCCCTGCCGACCGAGGCCCTCTATTCCTGGGGCTGGCGGGTGCCGTTCTGGGCCAGCGCCATCGTGGTGGTCGTGGCGATGTTCGTGCGCCGGACGCTGGAGGAGCCGCCCGCGTTCGAGGAAATGAAGGAAAGTCAGGAGGTCGTCAAGTTCCCGCTGATGGTCTTCATTCGCCACTACTGGGGATCGTTCCTTCGGATCGTCGTCTGCCACCTCTACGGCACGATCTCCACCACCGTGACCGTGTTCGGCCTGGGGTACGCGGTGGATCAGTGGGACATCTCGCGCTCGTCGATGCTGTGGACGATCGTGATCTCCAACATCGGCCAGGTCGTCACGATCCCGTTGTGGGCCAGGCTGTCGGACAAGATCGGCCGCCGCCCGGTGTTCGCCGTGGGCGCCCTGGGCTGCGCCGCGTCGGTGTTCGTCTACTTCTGGGCCATCACGACCTCGAACTGGTCACTCGTCGTGTTCGCCTCAGTCCTGCTGGGCTCGGTGTGCTACGCCGCGCCGAACGGCGTCTGGCCGTCCCTGTACGCGGAGATGTTCGACGCCCGGGTCCGCTACACCGGCATGGCTGTCTCGACCCAGTTCGCAAACGTGCCCCAGGGCTTCCTGCCCACCATCGCCGCGCTCATGATCGGCACAGGTGCCTTCGGCTGGGTCCCGCTCGCGATCCTGCTCGCCGTGCTCTGTCTGCTCGCCGCGGCCGCGGCCCTCGCGGGCCCCGAGACCGCTCACGTGCCGCTCGACCAGCTGGGACACACCTCCCGTCCAGCCGCAGAGACCCCCGCCGCCCGTCTGACCACCACCATCTGAGGAGCCGCCGTGCGACACGGTCGCCTACTGATCCTCAACGGCCCGAACCTGAACATGCTCGGGACCCGTGAGCCCGCCCTCTACGGTGCCGACACCCTCGCCGACGTCGAGCGCATCACCGCGCAACGCGCCGAGGCGATCGGATACAAAGCCGAATTCCTGCAGAGCAACTGGGAAGGCGCGCTCATCGACCGGCTCCACGAAGCCCGCGGAGTCACGGACGGCGTCGTGGTCAACCCGGGCGCGTTCACCCACACGTCCGTGGCACTGCGCGACGCGCTGCTGGCCTCCGAACTGCTCATCGCCGAGGTGCACATCACCAACGTGCACAAGCGCGAGGAGTTCCGGCACCACTCCTACGTCTCCGACATCGCCGAAGCCGTCTTCGTCGGAGCCGGCATCCAGGGCTACGTCTACGCCGTGGAGACGCTGCACCGTGCCCTCGAACGGAGGGACACCCCATGAGCGCGCTGCGGATCGGCATCGTCGGAACCGGGATCGCCGGACTGGAAGCGGTGACGGTGTGCACCCCGCGCCCGTCGCACGGGCGTGTGGTGGTCGCCGCCCACAGGCACGCTGTGTATGTGCTGTGCGAGAAGCCGATCGCGGTGCCCCTCGCCGAGGCCGACCGCGTGGGATCCGGGCGAGGGTCGTCGAGAAGTCGCTCGCTGCATCCTCGGCCGAGGCGCGAAAAGCCGGCGACCCCGGCCGAACGGGCCGGAGTACCGCCGGTGCGGCCCCGGACACATGGCGGCGAGCTCGCCGCGTCCCCACGCAAGAACGGTCCGGTGCCGGTCACCACACGTTCCGCGGTCGCCACGATCCGGATGATCGAGCCCGTGCTCGCCTCGGCCGACCCCAAGGGGGAATCGTGACGACTCTGCTGACGGGCCTGATCGGAAGCGGGATCGGGTCCTCGCTGTCCCCTGCGATGCACGAGCGGGAGGCTACAGTGCTCGGCCTTGAGCTGCGCTACGACCTGTGGGACCTCCACGCCCTGGGGGCCTCTCCGGGTGATGTCGGCGACCTGCTGCTGCGGGCCAGGGATGGCGGCTACCGGGGCCTCAACATCACGCATCCCTGCAAACAGCTGGTCCTCGCGCACCTGGACACCCTGTCCCCTGATGCGGCAGCGATCGGCGCGGTGAACACCGTGGTCATCGGTGAGGACGGCTTCGCGGGCCACAACACCGACTGGACCGGCTTCCGGCGCGGCCTCGTCGACGGGCTCGCGGGCGCCCCGCTGGACCGGGTCGTCCTCGTCGGCGCGGGCGGGGCGGGCGCCGCGGCAGCCTACGCGCTGCTCGACCTCGGTACTGAGCGACTCGACGTCGTCGACGCCGACCCGGACCGGGCGGCTCGCCTCGCCGCCGACCTCGACCCGTACCGGGTCCGCGGTGGCAGACTCACCGAGCTCCCGACGCTGCTCGGACACGCGCACGGGGTCGTGCACGCAACCCCGGTCGGGATGGCTGATCACCCCGGCCAGGCAGTGCCCGGCAACTGCCTGCGGCCCGACCTCTGGGTCGCCGAGATCGTGTTCCGGCCGCTCCACACCGCTCTGCTCGCGGCCGCCGCCGAGGCGGGCGCGGTCTTCCTCGACGGCGGCCGGATGAACGCCCACCAGGCCGCCGATGCCTTCCGGCTGTTCACCGGCCTGGAACCGGATCCCTCGCGGATGTACGCCCACCTGCGCGAACTCGTCGCCCCTGAAGTCTCCCGAGCTCCGCTGAGCGGGGCGCTCTCTCCCCACCCGATCGAGAGGATGTGACGGTCCCACCATGGGGCAGCAGAAGATCCCGGCGGCCATAGTCGGCCCCGGGAACATAGGCACCGACCTGCTGGCGAAGCTCGCCCACAGCCAGGTGATCGACGTCCGGTATGCCGTGGGCATCGTCGAGTCCGACGGTCTGGCCCGCGCCCGCGCCCGCGGCATCGAGGCCAGCGCGGAGGGGGTGGACTGGCTGCTCCGACAGGACCCGCTCCCGCAGATCGTGTTCGAGGCAACCTCGGCCAAGGCCCACGCCGCCAGCGCCCCGCGCTACGCGGAAGCGGGCATCCAGGCTGTCGACCTCACCCCGGCGCACCTGGGCCCCATGGTCTCGCCGGCCGTCAACGGCGCTGACCACATCGCGTCGCCCAACATCTCGATGATCACCTGCGGCGGCCAGGCCACCATCCCGATCGTGCACGCCGTCTCCCGGATCACACCGGTGCCCTATGCGGAGATCGTCGCATCCATCGCGTCCCGCTCGGCGGGTGCGGGCACCCGTGCGAACATTGACGAGTTCACGCACACCACCGGGCAGGCCGTGGCCGAAGTCGGTGGCGCGACCCGTGGCAAGGCGATCATCATCCTCAACCCGGTCGAGCCGCCGATGATCATGCGGGACACCGTGTTCTGCATGATCGGCGACGACGCCGACCGAGCAGCGATCACCGCCTCGGTCCACGAGATGGTCGCCGCGGTCCAGGAATACGTGCCCGGCTACACACTGCGTGCCGAGCCCCAGTTCGACGAGCCGACCGAGGCCTGGGGTGGGCACGCCCGGGTCGCGGTGTTCCTCGAGGTGAAGGGCAACGGCGACTACCTGCCGCCCTTCGCCGGGAACCTCGACATCATGACCGCCGCGGCTGCCCGGATCGGCGAGCTGATGGCCCGCGCCAAGCTGGAGGTCTCCGCATGACCCGCCCCGTGCTGCGCGACGACGTCCGCATCATCGACACCACCTTGCGCGACGGCAGCCACGCCGTGGCGCACCGCTTCACCGAAACCCAAGTCCGCGACACTGTCCGCGCGCTGGACGCCGCCGGGATGGAGTGGATCGAGGTCAGCCACGGTGACGGCGTCGGCGGTTCCTCATTCAACTACGGTTTCTCCGGCACCGACGAGATGAGCCTGATCAACGCCGCCCGCGAGGAGGCCCGCCGGGCGAAGATTGCCGTCCTGCTGGTCCCCGGCATCGGCACGGTCGACGACCTCAAACGTGCCCACGACGCCGGCGCCGAGATGGTCCGCGTGGCCACCCACTGCACCGAGGCCGACGTCTCCCCGCAGCATTTCGCCGTGGCCCGGGAGCTGGGCATGGAGACTGCCGGGTTCCTGATGATGGCCCACAAGACCGACCCGGAGAACCTGGCGAAGCAGGCCCGGATCATGATCGACGCCGGCTGCCAGGCACCGTACGTCACCGACTCCGCCGGCGCTCTGCTCATGGACGACGCGCGCGCTCGCTTCGACGCCCTGGTCGCCGAGGTCGGTGACGAGGCCTGGGTCGGTTACCACGGTCACCAGAACATGGGTTTGGGCGTCGCGAACTCCGTGATCGCGCACGAGGCCGGCGTCCGCTACATCGACGGCTCACTGTGCGCGCTCGGTGCCGGCGCGGGAAATTCCCCCACCGAGGTGCTCGGGGCGGTGTTCGACCGGCTCGGCGTCGC
This genomic interval from Streptomyces asiaticus contains the following:
- the aroQ gene encoding type II 3-dehydroquinate dehydratase, translated to MRHGRLLILNGPNLNMLGTREPALYGADTLADVERITAQRAEAIGYKAEFLQSNWEGALIDRLHEARGVTDGVVVNPGAFTHTSVALRDALLASELLIAEVHITNVHKREEFRHHSYVSDIAEAVFVGAGIQGYVYAVETLHRALERRDTP
- the dmpG gene encoding 4-hydroxy-2-oxovalerate aldolase; the protein is MTRPVLRDDVRIIDTTLRDGSHAVAHRFTETQVRDTVRALDAAGMEWIEVSHGDGVGGSSFNYGFSGTDEMSLINAAREEARRAKIAVLLVPGIGTVDDLKRAHDAGAEMVRVATHCTEADVSPQHFAVARELGMETAGFLMMAHKTDPENLAKQARIMIDAGCQAPYVTDSAGALLMDDARARFDALVAEVGDEAWVGYHGHQNMGLGVANSVIAHEAGVRYIDGSLCALGAGAGNSPTEVLGAVFDRLGVATGLDAGLLLDAAEEVVRPYLSRWPKMDRNAIVQGWAGVYSSFLLHAERAAERYKVPAHAILRRCGERGYVGGQEDMIIDIAIALAEEQTT
- a CDS encoding acetaldehyde dehydrogenase (acetylating) translates to MGQQKIPAAIVGPGNIGTDLLAKLAHSQVIDVRYAVGIVESDGLARARARGIEASAEGVDWLLRQDPLPQIVFEATSAKAHAASAPRYAEAGIQAVDLTPAHLGPMVSPAVNGADHIASPNISMITCGGQATIPIVHAVSRITPVPYAEIVASIASRSAGAGTRANIDEFTHTTGQAVAEVGGATRGKAIIILNPVEPPMIMRDTVFCMIGDDADRAAITASVHEMVAAVQEYVPGYTLRAEPQFDEPTEAWGGHARVAVFLEVKGNGDYLPPFAGNLDIMTAAAARIGELMARAKLEVSA
- a CDS encoding Gfo/Idh/MocA family oxidoreductase gives rise to the protein MSALRIGIVGTGIAGLEAVTVCTPRPSHGRVVVAAHRHAVYVLCEKPIAVPLAEADRVGSGRGSSRSRSLHPRPRREKPATPAERAGVPPVRPRTHGGELAASPRKNGPVPVTTRSAVATIRMIEPVLASADPKGES
- a CDS encoding MFS transporter; this translates as MSHTKTTGQTPGKAALASFLGSMVEYYDFFIYGSASALVFSHVFFPDAGATTGTLAALATFAVAYIARPIGSFFLGHFGDRIGRKRVLIFTLATMGGSTFLIGCLPSYSVIGVWAPILLVLCRVAQGFSAAGEQSGASSMTLEHSPEGRRGYFTSFTLSGTQAGLVVATLAFIPVAALPTEALYSWGWRVPFWASAIVVVVAMFVRRTLEEPPAFEEMKESQEVVKFPLMVFIRHYWGSFLRIVVCHLYGTISTTVTVFGLGYAVDQWDISRSSMLWTIVISNIGQVVTIPLWARLSDKIGRRPVFAVGALGCAASVFVYFWAITTSNWSLVVFASVLLGSVCYAAPNGVWPSLYAEMFDARVRYTGMAVSTQFANVPQGFLPTIAALMIGTGAFGWVPLAILLAVLCLLAAAAALAGPETAHVPLDQLGHTSRPAAETPAARLTTTI
- a CDS encoding shikimate dehydrogenase; the encoded protein is MTTLLTGLIGSGIGSSLSPAMHEREATVLGLELRYDLWDLHALGASPGDVGDLLLRARDGGYRGLNITHPCKQLVLAHLDTLSPDAAAIGAVNTVVIGEDGFAGHNTDWTGFRRGLVDGLAGAPLDRVVLVGAGGAGAAAAYALLDLGTERLDVVDADPDRAARLAADLDPYRVRGGRLTELPTLLGHAHGVVHATPVGMADHPGQAVPGNCLRPDLWVAEIVFRPLHTALLAAAAEAGAVFLDGGRMNAHQAADAFRLFTGLEPDPSRMYAHLRELVAPEVSRAPLSGALSPHPIERM